A stretch of the Acidobacteriota bacterium genome encodes the following:
- the rsmD gene encoding 16S rRNA (guanine(966)-N(2))-methyltransferase RsmD: MGSLRIVGGALRGRRISIPARVTYRPTGERTREALFDILGPSLDGARFLDAFCGTGAIGLEGLSRGAERALFIDEDPEAIASLASLTEAWKVADRARALCLGLPEGLLSSGVGDQAPFSVIFADPPYGTAQLGPFLSAVASRSLLAPTGRLIVERDRRDPLEVAPVGLEHRRTARYGGSCLDFYEPIG, encoded by the coding sequence ATGGGATCTCTTCGTATCGTCGGTGGTGCGTTGCGAGGTCGTCGGATCTCGATCCCCGCCCGAGTGACCTATCGCCCCACCGGCGAGCGGACCCGGGAAGCGCTCTTCGATATTCTCGGGCCTTCCCTCGATGGGGCACGCTTCCTGGACGCTTTCTGCGGGACCGGGGCCATCGGCCTGGAGGGGCTCAGTCGAGGGGCGGAGCGGGCCCTGTTCATCGACGAGGATCCCGAGGCCATCGCCTCGCTGGCGTCCCTCACCGAGGCCTGGAAGGTGGCGGACCGGGCTCGGGCCCTCTGCCTGGGGCTCCCCGAGGGGCTTCTGAGCTCTGGAGTTGGGGATCAGGCACCCTTTTCGGTTATTTTCGCCGATCCTCCCTACGGAACGGCCCAATTGGGACCCTTTCTGTCGGCCGTAGCCTCCAGGAGTCTCCTGGCCCCGACGGGTCGCCTGATCGTCGAGAGGGACCGTCGAGACCCCCTGGAGGTCGCCCCAGTGGGGCTGGAGCACCGGCGCACGGCCCGCTACGGCGGCAGCTGTCTGGACTTCTATGAGCCTATCGGTTGA
- a CDS encoding biopolymer transporter ExbD produces the protein MQFGRNTHRRTAAAINIAPLVDVIFLLVIFFAVSTTFLESSGLKLELPQTRSTAKQELKDLTVALDADGRLSFEGKIVEPAELKERLKALLVESDDKLVVLRADRSTAHGDVVKVMDLIRDAGASGLTVAARTAAGE, from the coding sequence GTGCAGTTCGGGCGCAATACCCATCGACGCACCGCGGCCGCGATCAACATCGCGCCGCTCGTGGACGTGATCTTCCTGCTCGTGATCTTCTTCGCGGTGTCCACCACGTTTCTCGAGAGCTCGGGATTGAAGCTGGAGCTACCCCAGACACGTTCGACCGCCAAGCAGGAGTTGAAGGACCTGACCGTCGCACTCGATGCCGACGGCCGCCTCTCGTTCGAGGGCAAGATTGTCGAACCGGCAGAGTTGAAGGAACGCCTGAAGGCCCTCCTGGTGGAGTCCGACGACAAGTTGGTGGTCCTACGGGCCGATCGGTCAACGGCCCATGGCGATGTGGTCAAGGTCATGGACCTGATTCGCGACGCCGGGGCCTCAGGATTGACGGTGGCCGCGCGGACCGCGGCCGGCGAATAA
- a CDS encoding MotA/TolQ/ExbB proton channel family protein, translating to MNFIELFNAGGPLMWPLAIASLLTLALIVDRAINLRASRILHPTVVERITGLLEGGRVDRAIEVCREHPGLFPSIVLAGLELVGKGEAAVKEAVENAGRHESSRLHRYLGAMATIAAVTPLMGLLGTVLGMIDVFQTIADQGAGQAASLSSGISQALITTASGLVVAIPALIAHNYFQEKADFLVGELERESLRMLRGLFGSERNSPSESPPAPSMAISGD from the coding sequence ATGAATTTTATCGAACTGTTCAACGCGGGCGGACCACTGATGTGGCCCCTGGCCATCGCATCCCTTCTGACGCTGGCCCTGATCGTCGACCGGGCGATCAATCTCCGAGCCTCCCGCATCCTGCACCCGACCGTCGTCGAGCGCATCACTGGCCTCCTGGAAGGTGGCAGAGTGGATCGTGCCATCGAGGTCTGTCGGGAGCATCCCGGTCTGTTCCCGTCCATCGTGCTTGCGGGACTGGAGCTGGTAGGCAAAGGCGAGGCGGCGGTCAAGGAGGCCGTCGAGAACGCCGGGCGTCACGAGTCCAGTCGTCTCCATCGCTACCTCGGTGCGATGGCGACCATCGCAGCGGTCACGCCGTTGATGGGACTCCTCGGAACGGTTCTGGGAATGATCGACGTCTTCCAGACGATCGCGGATCAGGGTGCCGGGCAGGCGGCATCGCTCTCAAGCGGCATCTCGCAGGCGTTGATCACAACGGCCTCGGGGCTCGTCGTCGCCATCCCGGCTCTGATCGCCCACAACTATTTTCAGGAGAAGGCCGACTTCCTCGTCGGTGAACTCGAGCGCGAGTCCCTGAGGATGCTGCGGGGTCTGTTCGGGTCTGAACGAAACTCCCCATCGGAGTCGCCCCCGGCACCGTCGATGGCGATCAGCGGAGACTGA